A window from Setaria italica strain Yugu1 chromosome VIII, Setaria_italica_v2.0, whole genome shotgun sequence encodes these proteins:
- the LOC101786677 gene encoding uncharacterized protein LOC101786677 isoform X6, which produces MLPVLPVSLVDIYVPGDGAEVKHIRMIGSKPNTLCHARAEIPCFMPAVERLTVESICEKVKTPIMSSKFLLLKYLDIFLVDVQLYRQDYFSLVSFLEASPALETFMLRVETGYVLRSDSVLKDLDKDQLHLRQMPECLHYNLKNVMMTGFSSAKSLIELTSHIVRNASALVCMTLDTAWGCGRRTTKTDKCEHMSKEGLMEAQRALEAVNRCIEGIVPSSTNFKALEPCCQCGG; this is translated from the exons ATGCTGCCCGTGCTGCCTGTGTCTCTCGTCGATATCTACGTTCCTGGAGACG GAGCAGAAGTCAAACACATACGGATGATAGGTAGTAAACCAAACACACTCTGTCATGCTCGTGCCGAGATTCCTTGCTTTATGCCAGCAGTTGAAAGACTTACTGTGGAATCGATTTGTGAG AAGGTCAAGACTCCAATAATGTCTAGCAAGTTcctccttctcaagtacttggACATTTTTCTTGTGGATGTACAACTCTACCGCCAGGATTACTTCAGTTTGGTTTCTTTCCTGGAAGCCTCTCCTGCCTTGGAGACTTTCATGCTGCGT GTAGAAACCGGTTATGTGCTGAGAAGTGATTCAGTTCTTAAAGATCTTGACAAGGATCAATTGCATTTGAGGCAGATGCCAGAATGCTTGCATTACAATCTGAAGAACGTGATGATGACTGGATTTAGCTCTGCAAAGAGCCTGATTGAATTAACAAGCCACATTGTTCGCAATGCATCAGCACTTGTGTGCATGACACTGGACACTGCATGGGGTTGTGGCAGGAGGACTACAAAGACCGACAAGTGCGAGCATATGTCGAAGGAAGGGCTGATGGAGGCACAGAGAGCTCTTGAGGCTGTGAACAGATGCATTGAGGGGATTGTGCCCTCATCAACAAATTTCAAGGCATTGGAACCGTGCTGCCAGTGCGGGGGCTAA
- the LOC101786677 gene encoding uncharacterized protein LOC101786677 isoform X5 — MYTGTCRKRELQPASLQGHTSQDEQCLQVMGHFMLDRLPEMLPVLPVSLVDIYVPGDGAEVKHIRMIGSKPNTLCHARAEIPCFMPAVERLTVESICEKVKTPIMSSKFLLLKYLDIFLVDVQLYRQDYFSLVSFLEASPALETFMLRVETGYVLRSDSVLKDLDKDQLHLRQMPECLHYNLKNVMMTGFSSAKSLIELTSHIVRNASALVCMTLDTAWGCGRRTTKTDKCEHMSKEGLMEAQRALEAVNRCIEGIVPSSTNFKALEPCCQCGG; from the exons ATGTACACCGGAACATGTCGAAAGCGGGAGCTGCAGCCAG CTAGTTTGCAAGGTCACACCTCACAAGATGAGCAATGTTTGCAAGTGATGGGACATTTCATGCTTGACAGGCTTCCAGAG ATGCTGCCCGTGCTGCCTGTGTCTCTCGTCGATATCTACGTTCCTGGAGACG GAGCAGAAGTCAAACACATACGGATGATAGGTAGTAAACCAAACACACTCTGTCATGCTCGTGCCGAGATTCCTTGCTTTATGCCAGCAGTTGAAAGACTTACTGTGGAATCGATTTGTGAG AAGGTCAAGACTCCAATAATGTCTAGCAAGTTcctccttctcaagtacttggACATTTTTCTTGTGGATGTACAACTCTACCGCCAGGATTACTTCAGTTTGGTTTCTTTCCTGGAAGCCTCTCCTGCCTTGGAGACTTTCATGCTGCGT GTAGAAACCGGTTATGTGCTGAGAAGTGATTCAGTTCTTAAAGATCTTGACAAGGATCAATTGCATTTGAGGCAGATGCCAGAATGCTTGCATTACAATCTGAAGAACGTGATGATGACTGGATTTAGCTCTGCAAAGAGCCTGATTGAATTAACAAGCCACATTGTTCGCAATGCATCAGCACTTGTGTGCATGACACTGGACACTGCATGGGGTTGTGGCAGGAGGACTACAAAGACCGACAAGTGCGAGCATATGTCGAAGGAAGGGCTGATGGAGGCACAGAGAGCTCTTGAGGCTGTGAACAGATGCATTGAGGGGATTGTGCCCTCATCAACAAATTTCAAGGCATTGGAACCGTGCTGCCAGTGCGGGGGCTAA
- the LOC101786677 gene encoding putative FBD-associated F-box protein At1g61330 isoform X1 codes for MYTGTCRKRELQPEPSSASLQGHTSQDEQCLQVMGHFMLDRLPEDIVDNLFSYLPIEDAARAACVSRRYLRSWRRYPRLLFNNKTVGYDKLSMHLDEDTRALEDEQYRQDKIESHFVNKINHVLENHSGFGMKVLILQLYPCANIDASYFDKWLRIAVKPGIEELALEMAVFNKRADYNFPIFLLSNEIGGATLESLRLTSCAFHPTASLGCNRSLTSIYLSFVRITGEELGQFVSNCFALARLSIYKCNDLICFKAPCVLHHLNHFHVTQCKMLQVIEIRAPKLSTFDCGDNLMQISLGAEVKHIRMIGSKPNTLCHARAEIPCFMPAVERLTVESICEKVKTPIMSSKFLLLKYLDIFLVDVQLYRQDYFSLVSFLEASPALETFMLRVETGYVLRSDSVLKDLDKDQLHLRQMPECLHYNLKNVMMTGFSSAKSLIELTSHIVRNASALVCMTLDTAWGCGRRTTKTDKCEHMSKEGLMEAQRALEAVNRCIEGIVPSSTNFKALEPCCQCGG; via the exons ATGTACACCGGAACATGTCGAAAGCGGGAGCTGCAGCCAG AGCCTTCATCAGCTAGTTTGCAAGGTCACACCTCACAAGATGAGCAATGTTTGCAAGTGATGGGACATTTCATGCTTGACAGGCTTCCAGAG GATATTGTTGATAACTTATTTTCCTACTTACCTATTGAAGATGCTGCCCGTGCTGCCTGTGTCTCTCGTCGATATCTACGTTCCTGGAGACGGTATCCCAGGCTTTTATTCAATAACAAAACCGTAGGTTATGATAAGCTCAGCATGCATTTGGATGAGGACACACGAGCTTTGGAAGATGAACAATATAGACAAGATAAAATAGAAAGCCATTTCGTCAATAAAATTAACCATGTTCTTGAAAACCATTCTGGCTTTGGGATGAAGGTGCTCATACTTCAACTGTACCCTTGTGCAAATATTGATGCATCATATTTTGATAAATGGCTTCGAATTGCTGTCAAACCTGGGATTGAAGAGCTTGCATTGGAGATGGCTGTATTTAATAAGAGGGCAGACTATAACTTCccgatttttcttttatctaATGAGATAGGAGGAGCAACACTGGAATCTCTTCGCCTTACTTCATGCGCATTTCATCCTACCGCAAGTCTTGGTTGCAATAGAAGCTTGACAAGCATTTATCTGTCCTTTGTCCGCATTACCGGAGAGGAACTCGGGCAGTTTGTTTCCAATTGTTTCGCTTTAGCACGGTTGTCAATTTATAAGTGCAATGATTTAATTTGCTTTAAAGCACCATGTGTGTTGCATCACCTTAATCATTTCCATGTGACACAATGTAAAATGCTGCAAGTAATAGAGATTAGGGCTCCAAAGCTCTCCACTTTTGACTGTGGGGATAACCTAATGCAAATTTCTCTAGGAGCAGAAGTCAAACACATACGGATGATAGGTAGTAAACCAAACACACTCTGTCATGCTCGTGCCGAGATTCCTTGCTTTATGCCAGCAGTTGAAAGACTTACTGTGGAATCGATTTGTGAG AAGGTCAAGACTCCAATAATGTCTAGCAAGTTcctccttctcaagtacttggACATTTTTCTTGTGGATGTACAACTCTACCGCCAGGATTACTTCAGTTTGGTTTCTTTCCTGGAAGCCTCTCCTGCCTTGGAGACTTTCATGCTGCGT GTAGAAACCGGTTATGTGCTGAGAAGTGATTCAGTTCTTAAAGATCTTGACAAGGATCAATTGCATTTGAGGCAGATGCCAGAATGCTTGCATTACAATCTGAAGAACGTGATGATGACTGGATTTAGCTCTGCAAAGAGCCTGATTGAATTAACAAGCCACATTGTTCGCAATGCATCAGCACTTGTGTGCATGACACTGGACACTGCATGGGGTTGTGGCAGGAGGACTACAAAGACCGACAAGTGCGAGCATATGTCGAAGGAAGGGCTGATGGAGGCACAGAGAGCTCTTGAGGCTGTGAACAGATGCATTGAGGGGATTGTGCCCTCATCAACAAATTTCAAGGCATTGGAACCGTGCTGCCAGTGCGGGGGCTAA
- the LOC101786677 gene encoding uncharacterized protein LOC101786677 isoform X4, protein MYTGTCRKRELQPEPSSASLQGHTSQDEQCLQVMGHFMLDRLPEMLPVLPVSLVDIYVPGDGAEVKHIRMIGSKPNTLCHARAEIPCFMPAVERLTVESICEKVKTPIMSSKFLLLKYLDIFLVDVQLYRQDYFSLVSFLEASPALETFMLRVETGYVLRSDSVLKDLDKDQLHLRQMPECLHYNLKNVMMTGFSSAKSLIELTSHIVRNASALVCMTLDTAWGCGRRTTKTDKCEHMSKEGLMEAQRALEAVNRCIEGIVPSSTNFKALEPCCQCGG, encoded by the exons ATGTACACCGGAACATGTCGAAAGCGGGAGCTGCAGCCAG AGCCTTCATCAGCTAGTTTGCAAGGTCACACCTCACAAGATGAGCAATGTTTGCAAGTGATGGGACATTTCATGCTTGACAGGCTTCCAGAG ATGCTGCCCGTGCTGCCTGTGTCTCTCGTCGATATCTACGTTCCTGGAGACG GAGCAGAAGTCAAACACATACGGATGATAGGTAGTAAACCAAACACACTCTGTCATGCTCGTGCCGAGATTCCTTGCTTTATGCCAGCAGTTGAAAGACTTACTGTGGAATCGATTTGTGAG AAGGTCAAGACTCCAATAATGTCTAGCAAGTTcctccttctcaagtacttggACATTTTTCTTGTGGATGTACAACTCTACCGCCAGGATTACTTCAGTTTGGTTTCTTTCCTGGAAGCCTCTCCTGCCTTGGAGACTTTCATGCTGCGT GTAGAAACCGGTTATGTGCTGAGAAGTGATTCAGTTCTTAAAGATCTTGACAAGGATCAATTGCATTTGAGGCAGATGCCAGAATGCTTGCATTACAATCTGAAGAACGTGATGATGACTGGATTTAGCTCTGCAAAGAGCCTGATTGAATTAACAAGCCACATTGTTCGCAATGCATCAGCACTTGTGTGCATGACACTGGACACTGCATGGGGTTGTGGCAGGAGGACTACAAAGACCGACAAGTGCGAGCATATGTCGAAGGAAGGGCTGATGGAGGCACAGAGAGCTCTTGAGGCTGTGAACAGATGCATTGAGGGGATTGTGCCCTCATCAACAAATTTCAAGGCATTGGAACCGTGCTGCCAGTGCGGGGGCTAA
- the LOC101786677 gene encoding putative FBD-associated F-box protein At1g61330 isoform X2: MYTGTCRKRELQPASLQGHTSQDEQCLQVMGHFMLDRLPEDIVDNLFSYLPIEDAARAACVSRRYLRSWRRYPRLLFNNKTVGYDKLSMHLDEDTRALEDEQYRQDKIESHFVNKINHVLENHSGFGMKVLILQLYPCANIDASYFDKWLRIAVKPGIEELALEMAVFNKRADYNFPIFLLSNEIGGATLESLRLTSCAFHPTASLGCNRSLTSIYLSFVRITGEELGQFVSNCFALARLSIYKCNDLICFKAPCVLHHLNHFHVTQCKMLQVIEIRAPKLSTFDCGDNLMQISLGAEVKHIRMIGSKPNTLCHARAEIPCFMPAVERLTVESICEKVKTPIMSSKFLLLKYLDIFLVDVQLYRQDYFSLVSFLEASPALETFMLRVETGYVLRSDSVLKDLDKDQLHLRQMPECLHYNLKNVMMTGFSSAKSLIELTSHIVRNASALVCMTLDTAWGCGRRTTKTDKCEHMSKEGLMEAQRALEAVNRCIEGIVPSSTNFKALEPCCQCGG, from the exons ATGTACACCGGAACATGTCGAAAGCGGGAGCTGCAGCCAG CTAGTTTGCAAGGTCACACCTCACAAGATGAGCAATGTTTGCAAGTGATGGGACATTTCATGCTTGACAGGCTTCCAGAG GATATTGTTGATAACTTATTTTCCTACTTACCTATTGAAGATGCTGCCCGTGCTGCCTGTGTCTCTCGTCGATATCTACGTTCCTGGAGACGGTATCCCAGGCTTTTATTCAATAACAAAACCGTAGGTTATGATAAGCTCAGCATGCATTTGGATGAGGACACACGAGCTTTGGAAGATGAACAATATAGACAAGATAAAATAGAAAGCCATTTCGTCAATAAAATTAACCATGTTCTTGAAAACCATTCTGGCTTTGGGATGAAGGTGCTCATACTTCAACTGTACCCTTGTGCAAATATTGATGCATCATATTTTGATAAATGGCTTCGAATTGCTGTCAAACCTGGGATTGAAGAGCTTGCATTGGAGATGGCTGTATTTAATAAGAGGGCAGACTATAACTTCccgatttttcttttatctaATGAGATAGGAGGAGCAACACTGGAATCTCTTCGCCTTACTTCATGCGCATTTCATCCTACCGCAAGTCTTGGTTGCAATAGAAGCTTGACAAGCATTTATCTGTCCTTTGTCCGCATTACCGGAGAGGAACTCGGGCAGTTTGTTTCCAATTGTTTCGCTTTAGCACGGTTGTCAATTTATAAGTGCAATGATTTAATTTGCTTTAAAGCACCATGTGTGTTGCATCACCTTAATCATTTCCATGTGACACAATGTAAAATGCTGCAAGTAATAGAGATTAGGGCTCCAAAGCTCTCCACTTTTGACTGTGGGGATAACCTAATGCAAATTTCTCTAGGAGCAGAAGTCAAACACATACGGATGATAGGTAGTAAACCAAACACACTCTGTCATGCTCGTGCCGAGATTCCTTGCTTTATGCCAGCAGTTGAAAGACTTACTGTGGAATCGATTTGTGAG AAGGTCAAGACTCCAATAATGTCTAGCAAGTTcctccttctcaagtacttggACATTTTTCTTGTGGATGTACAACTCTACCGCCAGGATTACTTCAGTTTGGTTTCTTTCCTGGAAGCCTCTCCTGCCTTGGAGACTTTCATGCTGCGT GTAGAAACCGGTTATGTGCTGAGAAGTGATTCAGTTCTTAAAGATCTTGACAAGGATCAATTGCATTTGAGGCAGATGCCAGAATGCTTGCATTACAATCTGAAGAACGTGATGATGACTGGATTTAGCTCTGCAAAGAGCCTGATTGAATTAACAAGCCACATTGTTCGCAATGCATCAGCACTTGTGTGCATGACACTGGACACTGCATGGGGTTGTGGCAGGAGGACTACAAAGACCGACAAGTGCGAGCATATGTCGAAGGAAGGGCTGATGGAGGCACAGAGAGCTCTTGAGGCTGTGAACAGATGCATTGAGGGGATTGTGCCCTCATCAACAAATTTCAAGGCATTGGAACCGTGCTGCCAGTGCGGGGGCTAA
- the LOC101786677 gene encoding uncharacterized protein LOC101786677 isoform X3, which yields MHLDEDTRALEDEQYRQDKIESHFVNKINHVLENHSGFGMKVLILQLYPCANIDASYFDKWLRIAVKPGIEELALEMAVFNKRADYNFPIFLLSNEIGGATLESLRLTSCAFHPTASLGCNRSLTSIYLSFVRITGEELGQFVSNCFALARLSIYKCNDLICFKAPCVLHHLNHFHVTQCKMLQVIEIRAPKLSTFDCGDNLMQISLGAEVKHIRMIGSKPNTLCHARAEIPCFMPAVERLTVESICEKVKTPIMSSKFLLLKYLDIFLVDVQLYRQDYFSLVSFLEASPALETFMLRVETGYVLRSDSVLKDLDKDQLHLRQMPECLHYNLKNVMMTGFSSAKSLIELTSHIVRNASALVCMTLDTAWGCGRRTTKTDKCEHMSKEGLMEAQRALEAVNRCIEGIVPSSTNFKALEPCCQCGG from the exons ATGCATTTGGATGAGGACACACGAGCTTTGGAAGATGAACAATATAGACAAGATAAAATAGAAAGCCATTTCGTCAATAAAATTAACCATGTTCTTGAAAACCATTCTGGCTTTGGGATGAAGGTGCTCATACTTCAACTGTACCCTTGTGCAAATATTGATGCATCATATTTTGATAAATGGCTTCGAATTGCTGTCAAACCTGGGATTGAAGAGCTTGCATTGGAGATGGCTGTATTTAATAAGAGGGCAGACTATAACTTCccgatttttcttttatctaATGAGATAGGAGGAGCAACACTGGAATCTCTTCGCCTTACTTCATGCGCATTTCATCCTACCGCAAGTCTTGGTTGCAATAGAAGCTTGACAAGCATTTATCTGTCCTTTGTCCGCATTACCGGAGAGGAACTCGGGCAGTTTGTTTCCAATTGTTTCGCTTTAGCACGGTTGTCAATTTATAAGTGCAATGATTTAATTTGCTTTAAAGCACCATGTGTGTTGCATCACCTTAATCATTTCCATGTGACACAATGTAAAATGCTGCAAGTAATAGAGATTAGGGCTCCAAAGCTCTCCACTTTTGACTGTGGGGATAACCTAATGCAAATTTCTCTAGGAGCAGAAGTCAAACACATACGGATGATAGGTAGTAAACCAAACACACTCTGTCATGCTCGTGCCGAGATTCCTTGCTTTATGCCAGCAGTTGAAAGACTTACTGTGGAATCGATTTGTGAG AAGGTCAAGACTCCAATAATGTCTAGCAAGTTcctccttctcaagtacttggACATTTTTCTTGTGGATGTACAACTCTACCGCCAGGATTACTTCAGTTTGGTTTCTTTCCTGGAAGCCTCTCCTGCCTTGGAGACTTTCATGCTGCGT GTAGAAACCGGTTATGTGCTGAGAAGTGATTCAGTTCTTAAAGATCTTGACAAGGATCAATTGCATTTGAGGCAGATGCCAGAATGCTTGCATTACAATCTGAAGAACGTGATGATGACTGGATTTAGCTCTGCAAAGAGCCTGATTGAATTAACAAGCCACATTGTTCGCAATGCATCAGCACTTGTGTGCATGACACTGGACACTGCATGGGGTTGTGGCAGGAGGACTACAAAGACCGACAAGTGCGAGCATATGTCGAAGGAAGGGCTGATGGAGGCACAGAGAGCTCTTGAGGCTGTGAACAGATGCATTGAGGGGATTGTGCCCTCATCAACAAATTTCAAGGCATTGGAACCGTGCTGCCAGTGCGGGGGCTAA